TTAGACAACATGAAGGAGGAAGTTTTTATGTGGACGTATATTCTAGTTGGTATACTGGCACTAATTGTCGGTGTAGCGCTAGGATTTTTCATTGCTCGTAAATACATGGAGAGCTACTTGAAGAAAAATCCGCCAATCAACGAACAAATGCTTAAAATGATGATGATGCAAATGGGAATGAAACCATCCCAGAAGAAGATCAATCAAATGATGTCAGCAATGAACAAGCAGACAGGAAAATAACAACGGACAAGCACTCATTTTATGTGAGTGCTTTTCTTATTTTGGGTAAAGTTTTAGGGAGAACAGGATATTGAAGAAGGAAGTAATAGACATTTTGAGCTGGGGATGGGGTCAAAATGTCTAAGAAACGGACTTTAATGGACACTTTGAAGTGTGGATGAATGCAAAATGTCTAAGAAATAGGCTTTAATAGACATTTTAAAGAGCAGCAGAGTTCAAAATGTCTAAGAAATAGGTTTTAATAGACATTTTAAAGAATGGCTAAGATTAAAATGTCTAATAAACGGGCTTTACTAGACAGTTTGAAATATGGGTGAGATTAAAATGTCTAATAAACAGACATCTATAGACATTTTGACTTATGGGTTAAAATCAAAATGACTAAGAAGAAGGCTTTAATAGAAATTTTACAGCGTATTGAGGGAGAGAAAAGAATTTTATCAGAAACCAATAAATCGAATCGAAAAAATAACGCTGGAAAAGGGCGTTATTTTTGCTTGGGCGCTTTATCAGAGGACTGATCTTTTGTACCTTGCTGGAAGATGGAATCGAAAAATTCGTCAGCGGTTTCCATTACGCCTCCATGAAGCTGGCCGTCGGCACCAACTTTGTTTTTATCACCTTTAACCGGATTATGGATTCTTACCATAGTAAGCTCACCTCCTGTATTTAGACTTTGTTATCACAGACCGAATTAATCCGCTAGCCATTTGTTAATCTATGGCAGGACATCTATTAGCAAATACAGAATAAGAAACCAAAGATATTTTAAAAAGGGGATTATTCAAATGTATCAATATTTCAACCGGCTGGTCATTCGCGAAGGCACAGAAGGGGTACCGGCAGAAAAAGTGGAGAAACTTTTTGAAGACGCAGGGTGGGCGCGGAAAACTCCCGTATGGCAAAAAGAAAAGTACTCACTGATGTTCAATAATTCAACCTGGGCTTTTACAGTCTGGGATCAAAACGAAATGGTCGGGATGGTAAGGGTCATCTCGGACAGAATTATGGCTGCGAACATTTTGGACCTGGCAGTTTTATCAGATTACCAGGGAAAAGGGATTGGCCAGAAGCTTGTACAGCTTTGCGTACAAAAACTCCCACATGGAGACTGGTTTGCCCATACATCTGCTAATAATTTCAGCTTTTATGAGAAATGCGGTTTTGAGGTAAAGGATCCTTCTCAAAATGGAACCTGCGCGTATTATGGGTTTATCCAAGCACGTAAAGACGGACACAGATAGGAGTGCTGTCATTGAATCAACATGAATTTGAAGTAGTCATACGGCAGCCAGCAAATATCAGGTATGAATACTTCATCAAAAAGGTAGTAGATTATGAAGAAATATGGGGGCTTTATAATGAAGGTTGGGCATCTGCTCAAGATGACAAAGGCAATGTTCTGATTCCTTTGTACCCTAATGAGCAGTTCGCAGAAGCCTTTGCTAAATATGAATGGGAAGGCTGCAGGCCTAAGAAAATTGAATTGGAGTATTTCCTTGAAAAGTGGCTTCCAGGGATGAAGTCTGATGGAGTTAAGCCATCCATTTTCCCAACCGACACAGACTCTGCTGTAATGGATGTGGATACGCTGCGTGAAGATATTGAAGAGGAGCTGGAGAAGTACTAATTAAAAAAAGATGGATATAAACAATATATTAAACATACCCAATGTGGTATAATTTGAGCATCTTGATTTCAGAAAGTGAGTTTTGGATATGACACGTCAAACTGATGAGGCAGCTGCGGTTGAAAGTAAACAGGGGTGGCTGCAGCCTTATGTAGAATCACCAGAAAAACAAAAAGCCTTATATAAAAGAACATTATTAATCGTGGTTTTATCACAGATTTTCGGTGGAGCAGGCCTTGCCGCCGGGATAACGGTCGGGGCCTTATTGGCGAAGGATATGCTTGGCACTGACACAGTGGCCGGTCTGCCGACTGCGCTTTTCACATTAGGTTCTGCCGGGGCAGCACTCATTGTCGGACGCCTGTCACAACGATATGGCAGGCGAGCTGGTCTTGCCTCTGGATTCTTAACTGGTGGAATCGGTGCGATTGGTGTCATCATAGCCGCAGTGACAAATAATATCTTTTTGCTTTTTGCGTCACTATTGGTTTATGGTGCGGGAAGTGCGACAAATTTACAGGCACGCTATGCAGGGACGGACCTGGCCAGTTCAAAACAGCGAGCGACTGCAGTCAGTATTGCAATGGTTTCGACTACGTTCGGTGCTGTAGCAGGCCCTAACCTTGTAGAGGCAATGGGGCGATTTGCGCTATCTGTAGGAGTTCCGGCACTGTCAGGGCCATTCATTCTCGCAGCTGCCGCCTATATTGTAGCAGGCTTGGTATTATTGGTCTTCCTTCGGCCAGATCCTTTTGTGGTTGCCAGGGCGATTGCAGTAGCTGAGCGAAATGCTAAAACCAGTTCGCCTGATTATGTAGAAGAAACCCTCGTTACAGATAAGCGTGGAATAGGAGTTGCAGCGCTTATTATGGTGCTCACTCAAATGGTGATGGTAGCGATCATGACGATGACTCCAGTCCATATGGGCAGTCATGGACATGGTTTAAGCGCCGTTGGTATGGTCATTGGATTCCACATCGGTGCAATGTATCTGCCGTCTTTATTGACTGGTGTTCTTGTTGATAAAATCGGGCGTGCGACAATGGCGGTAGCTTCAGGTGTCACACTGCTGTTATCCGGCATTATGGCTGCTGTCGCTCCTGGTGAATCAATGTTCTGGATCACCCTTGCTCTCATTCTTCTCGGGCTCGGCTGGAACTTCGGACTAATCAGCGGAACTGCTCTTCTTGTCGATGCGACAAATCCGACGAACCGTGCAAAAATGCAAGGGACTGTTGATGTGTTAGTCGCGTTGTCAGGGGCATCCGGCGGAATGCTTTCCGGCATGGTTGTTGCGAATTCAAGCTTTGCCTTTCTGTCGCTTGCAGGAGGAGTGCTGGCATTAGTATTGATACCATTTGTAATATGGTCAAATAAAAAATAAATGTAATGATGCTAAGGGTCTGGATTATTTCAGGCTCTTTTCTTTGGGCAATTTGCAGGTTTTTACATCGCCTTTGCCGAACTTGTTTTGTTGAAAATTTGCAGAAAGAGTTGGTCTTGATGAGTAAATTAGTGATTTTGAGTGATTTAAGATATCTTCATAGCGATTTAAAGAAAAAAATCAATGAATTAACAAGCCAGAAGTCTTTTAAATTGGCTTATATCCCATCGCAAACGGATAAAGAGAGATGGTATTTTGAAAAAGCCAAGCCAGAGTTTAAAGAATTGGGTATTACGGAATTCTTTTATTTTGATGTTGACCAAGAGTTTGATTGGTCTCAGATTGAAGAGTTTAAAAACTGTGACGGCATTTTTCTGTCAGGGGGGAATACGTATCTATTTTTGAAAAACTTGCAGGAAAAGAAAATCGTTTCGTTTATTACGGAAATGGTGGAAAAAGGGAAGCTCTTAATCGGAGTCAGTGCCGGAAGTATAATTATGTCCAAGAGTATCAAGATTGCCGAATTCCATGATCAAAATGAAGTCCAGCTATCGGACTTAACTGGGTTAGGAATGGTGAATTTTGAATTCATGCCACATTGGAATAGAGAGAAAGGTCAGCAAGACGCACTGTCCAACTATTCGCTTTACCAGGAAGAGAGCATTTTTACATGTAATGATGGTGATGGAATTATCATTGATGGAGGCAAGGTCGAGTTTTACGGTGATATAAAAGAAATCCGAAAAGGTGCATGGCTATAAATGGATGATATACAATGCTCTATTGGACAAACATCAGGTGTAAGCCGAAAAAAGGGACCGATAGAGGGGGTATATCGGACAAACAAAGGTCATCAGACAGTAAAAATGTCCGATAGAAGAGCTCTATAGGACAAACAGAAGGTATAAGCCGTAAAAAATGTCCGATAGAAGAGCTCTATCGGACAAACAAAAGGTATAAGCCGTAAAAAATGTCCGATAGAAAGGCTCTATCGGACAAACAGAAGGTATAAGCCGTAAAAAATGTCCGATAGAAAGGCTCTATCGGACAAACAGAAGGCATAAGCCGCAAAAAGTGTCCGATAGAAGAGCTCTATCGGACAAACAGAAGGCATAAGCCGGAAAAAGTGTCCGATAGAAGAGCTCTATCGGATAAACAGAAGGCATAAGCCGCAAAAAGTGTCCGATAGAGGTCTAAACTAGATTAGTCCTTTAATTTTCGAAACAACATCTTTTGGGCTGAACGGTTTTAAAATGTATTCGCTGGCTCCTAATTCTTCTCCTCGTTTAAGGTCATTGGCTTCTCCTTTAGCAGAAAGCATGATGACTGGTGTGTCCTTTGTCTTCCTGATTTCCTCCAACACTGAAAAACCATTCATTCCAGGCATTAATATGTCCAGAATGATGACGTCAAAGGGTTCCTTCATCGCGATCTCCAAAGCTGCTTCTCCGTTGTCTGCAACTTCAACCACAAACGATTCTCTTTCTAAGTACATTTTTAATAATTGGCTAATTCTTTGTTCGTCCTCAGCAACTAGCACTCTCTTTCCCATGTTTTCCCCCTGAAATGTCTTTGTTAATTGTAAGTATACACTATTGATGAGTTGTTTTCTTCAATGGCGTGGGAAATTAATCCACATAAAAAAATTGATTTTGAAAAATGAACGTGATAATATGTGACCTATAATGATTTAATTCATACTATACTTATAGGAATTATAATAATTAAATCGGAGTGAATGAAAATGGGTCGGGAATTTATCCCCTTATTTGATGATTGGGCAGAATTTTACGAGAACACAGTGTCTGGGCTTGATATTGAATACAGAGAGGTATTTGAAAATTATGATAAAATATTAGAAACAGTTGCCATAAAGTCTAACAATACAGTTTTGGAGTTTGGAGTAGGTACAGGGAATCTGACCGAAAAGCTGATTTCATTAGGAAGAGTTGTATATGGAGTAGAGCCTTCCAAAGTGATGAGAGAAAAAACAAAAGAACGTTTCAAGGATTTGCATTTATACGATGGGGATTTCCTAAACTTCCCGGAGCTTCGTGGAAAAGTAGATTCGATCGTAAGCACGTATGCATTCCATCATTTAACAGATGAAGAAAAGGATACAGCCCTCAAGTTGTACAGCACACTCTTGGGTGACCAAGGGAAAATTGTGTTTGCTGATACTGCTTTTGTAAATGAAGAACACCGGGAAGAACAGCATCGAATCGTAAAAGAGCAGGGATATGAAAATCTGTTTGCTGATCTAAAAAGAGAGTACTATACAACGCTCGAAATTTTGGAGAGGCTTTTCGAGAAAAACGGATTTCAGGTTTCTTTTGAAAAAATGAACTCTTATGTTTGGCTGATGGAAGCTGTTAGAGTAAGTAAAATTTAACATGGTATTGGAGAGTTGCAGCAATGAGAGTTGGAATAATCGGAGCAATGGATGAAGAGGTTGATTTACTGCGCAGCAAGCTAGAGGATCGGGAAGATACGATTCTAGCAGGAAGCGAATTTTATCAAGGGAAGATTGATAGTTTAGAAGTTGTGCTTTTGAAATCTGGCATCGGAAAAGTGAACGCGGCATTGGGAACGGCATTGTTGATTGAGAAATTCGAGCCGAATGTCATTATCAATACTGGATCTGCAGGCGGCTTCCACAAGGATCTCAATGTAGGGGATGTGGTCATTTCTACTGAAGTGAGACACCATGACGTTGATGTTACGATTTTTGGGTATGAATATGGCCAGGTCCCGAGGATGCCAGCATATTTTGCTCCGGATGATAAGCTTGTAGCTGCAGCAGTAAAGAGCGCAGAACAAATTGATGGTATCCAGGTTGTTAATGGATTGATCGCATCTGGCGATTCCTTTATGAATGATCCAGAGAGGGTTGAATTCATCAGGACAAAACTGCCCGATTTGTATGCTGCCGAAATGGAGGCAGCAGCAATCGCGCAGGTAGCATATCAATTTGAAAAACCATTTGTCATTATCAGGTCGCTCTCCGATATTGCCGGCAAAGAGTCGAATATTTCATTTGACCAATTCTTGGAAACAGCAGCGAAAAATTCCGCAGAACTGATTTTACTAATGTTAGAGGAGTTGAAGAAGTAATGGTAAAGAAAATGAATGTTGAAAGTTTTAATTTAGATCACACGAAGGTGGTTGCACCATATATCCGTTTGGCAGGAACAACACAGGGTGCCAATGGCGATGTCATCCACAAATATGATATTCGCTTCTGCCAGCCGAACAAGGAGCATATGGAGATGCCTGGCCTTCACTCACTAGAACATTTAATGGCAGAAAACATTCGCAATCACCATGGAAGTGTCGTTGATATTAGTCCAATGGGCTGCCAGACTGGTTTTTATTTGTCAGTGATCAACCATGATGACTACGACAATATTTTAGAAGTATTAGAAGAAACTCTTAAAGATGTGCTTGAAGCGGATGAGGTTCCTGCCTGCAATGAAATCCAGTGCGGATGGGCAGCAAGCCACAGCCTTGAGGGAGCAAAAGAAATTGCAGCAAAAATGCTGGAAAAGAAAGATGAATGGCGCCAGGTATTTGCTGAATAAGGAGAGTTAAATGCAATGACGGTTTACCGCAGTATCCATGAATTGATAGGCAATACACCTATGGTTGAACTTACCCAATTCCATTTGCCAAACGATGTCCGCTTATACGCAAAGCTGGAATACTTAAACCCAGGAGGCAGCATTAAAGACCGGCTGGGAGTAGAGATGCTCGACGAGGCATTACGTACAGGCAAGTTGGAAAAAGGCGGCACTCTGATTGAGCCAACTGCTGGGAACACGGGGATCGGGCTGGCGTTGGCAGCAATCAACAAAGGCATTGATGTTATCTTTGTAGTGCCAGAAAAATTCAGCATTGAAAAACAAACGGTGATGAGGGCTCTCGGTGCAAACATCATCCATACACCTACATCGGATGGGATGGAAGGAGCAATCCGCAAAACGGAACAATTGCTTGCAGAAATCCCTAATTCCTACTCACCATCTCAATTTTCCAATCCGTCAAATCCAGAAACTTATTATAAAACGCTGGGACCAGAGATTTGGAAAGACTTGGATGGCAGAATTAATATTTTCATAGCAGGAGCGGGAACCGGAGGAACATTTATGGGTACTGCAAAGTTTTTAAAAGAGAAAAATCCAATGATAAAGACCGTCATTGTTGAACCAGAAGGATCAATTCTAAATGGAGGAGAGTCTGGTCCCCATAAAACAGAAGGAATCGGAATGGAATTCCTTCCGCCATATATGGACTCTGCTTTATTCAATGAGATCTATACCATTTCGGATAAAGATGCATTTGACACCGTGAAGGAGCTCTCGGCTAGAGAGGGAATACTTGCTGCAAGCTCGTCTGGCGCAGTTCTTCACGCAGCTTTACAAGAAGCACGAAAAGCCCCTCCTGGCACAAACATCGTTACCGTCTTTCCGGACGGCAGTGAGCGTTACTTAAGCAAAAAAATCTATGAGGGGGGAATTTAAATGAAACGTAAAACTAAAATGATACACGGCGGTATTCCCGGAGATAAAACGACAGGCGCGGTTTCATTTCCAATTTATCAGGTAAGTACTTACAAACAAGATGATGTAGGAGTCCATAAAGGATATGAATATTCACGGACAGGTAATCCAACCAGGTTTGCTTTAGAGGAGTTGATCAAGGATCTGGAGGAAGGGAAAAGAGGATTTGCCTTTGGTTCTGGAATGGCGGCAATCACAGCCGTGATGATGCTCTTTAATTCAGGAGACCACATCATTTTGACTGATGATGTTTATGGCGGGACTTACAGGGTGATGAACAAGGTCCTTAACCGGATTGGCATTGAGTCAACATTTGTGGATACTACAGACCTTGAAGCAGTAAAGGCTGCGATTCAGCCAAATACAAAGGCACTATATATCGAGACACCTACAAATCCGCTTTTAAAAGTAACGGACATTAAAGCCTGTGCAGAGCTGGCAAAAGAACATGGATTGCTGACCATTGTCGACAATACATTCAGCACGCCATACTGGCAGACGCCGCTCACTCTTGGTGCTGATATGGTCCTTCATTCTGCGACTAAGTATCTAGGCGGCCACAGTGATGTAGTGGCAGGATTGGTCGTCGTGAATGATGACCAGCTGGCTGAGGACCTGCATTTTGTCCAAAACTCTACCGGCGGGATTCTTGGGCCGCAGGATTCCTGGCTGCTAATACGGGGTATTAAAACTTTGGGCCTCCGGATGGAAGCGCACGAGGCAAACACGAAGAAAATTGTCGAGTTTCTCTCAGATCACAAAGGTGTTGAAAAGATCTATTATCCCGGTCTGGAAACGCATCCTCAGCATGCCATCGCAAAAGAACAGGCAGGAGGATTCGGAGGCATGGTCAGCTTTGACGTTGGAAGCGCTGAAAAAGCGGCTGAGGTGTTATGCAAAGTAAAATACTTCACACTTGCTGAGAGTCTCGGCGCAGTGGAAAGCTTAATATCTGTTCCGGCCAAAATGACCCATGCATCCATACCTGCTGAGCGCAGAGCGGAACTGGGCATTACTAATGGGTTAATCCGCATTTCCGTCGGTATTGAAGATGCAGAAGACCTGATAGAGGATTTGAAACAGGCATTGCAATAGAGAGAGTGAGCAAATTGGCGCCATGTGTGCAAAATAGGTAACCAATGAAGCTGATTGGATTGCTGAAAAACCAGATATTAGGTAAAGTAGGTAACCAATGTAGCCGATTGACGCCCAAAAAACCGAGATTTGTGAAAAATAGGTCACCAATACAGTCTATTGACGCCCAAAAAACCGAGATTTGTGAAAAATAGGTCACCAATACAGTCTATTGGCGTCCAAAAAACCGAGATTTGCGAAAAATAGGTAACCAATGCAGCCGATTGGCGCCCTGAAAAACAAGATTCGCTAAAAATAGGTCACCAATACAGTCTATTGGTGACCAAAAAACCGAGATTTATGAGAAATAGGTCAGCAATAGGATTAGAGAATGAAAAGAGGCACCGGATTTTCCTCCGGTGCCTTATTTATGTTCCTCTTTTTAAGAGGCCTTCTGCTCAGCAAAAGAAACCTTATGTGCAGCTTTATTAGCTTTGAACACATTGAACACTAAATTCAAGGCAATCGCTGTTAAGCTCCCTGCAACGATTCCGTTATCTGTCAGGATTCTGATGCTTGAAGGCATTTGTGAGAATAATTTCGGCACGGCTGTCACACCGAGTCCCATTCCAACCGAGCAAGCAATGATCAATAGATTTTCCTGTGATGCAAAATCTACTTTGCTTAGCATCTTAATTCCATATGCAACGACCATACCGAACATGGCAATCATAGCCCCTCCAAGAACAGGGGTTGGTATGATGGTGGTTAATGCGCCGATTTTCGGCACAAGTCCAAGCAGTACAAGGAAGGCTCCTGCTGTGTAGATCACATTCTTTGTTTTGACTCCGGACAGCTGAAGAAGTCCAACGTTTTGTGAATAAGTGGTATAAGGAAAAGCATTAAAGAATGCTCCGAGGATAATCGCAAGTCCCTCGGCGCGATACCCGCTAGCAAGATCTTTCTCTTCCAGCTTTTCTTCACAAATATCACCAAGAGCAAAGTATACTCCTGTTGACTCAACAAGACTAACCATGGCAACCAGGACCATCGTCAGGATTGCTGATACTTCAAAGGTTGGCAGGCCGAAGTAGAATGGAGCTGGCATATGAAGCCAGGAAGCGTCTGCGACTGCTGTGAAATTCACCATTCCCATAAAATATGCAACTGCCGTTCCAGCGACTAATCCTAACAAAATAGCTATAGAACGAACAAATCCTTTAAAGAAACGGAATAGCACAATAATGAACAGCAAAGTACCAAAGGCGAGTCCGATATTGGAAAGAGAGCCAAAGTCAGGACTGCCCTGGCCGCCTGCCATGTTATTCATCGCAACAGGGATTAAAGTGATCCCAATTATCGTTACAACAGATCCGGTTACAACTGGAGGGAAGAACCTGACTAGCTTTCCAAAGAATTTTGAAATCGCGACCACAAATATCCCTGAAACAAGGATGGATCCGTAAATTGCTGATATACCATATTGTCCGCCAATAGCGATCATAGGTCCTACGGCTGTGAAGGTGCAGCCAAGAACGACTGGAAGACCGATACCGAAAAATTGATTTCTCCATACCTGCAGAAGCGTTGCAATACCGCACATGAAAATATCAATCGAAACTAAGTAAGTCAACTGTTCTCCTGTCAAACCGAGAGCTCCTCCAACAATCAGAGGAACAATCACGGCTCCAGCATACATCGCAAGTACATGCTGAATTCCTAATGAAGCTATCTTAAAAGGATTCTGTTTCATCGTGTCAATTCCACCTTTGTCTCAGTAGTAGGTTGTTCAAAGCTGACTAAACCATTTTCCAGAGAGCTGATAATCGCCAATGATTCGACCCGGTAGCCCTTTTCCCTCAGAGTGGAACCACCATCCTGGAATCCTTTTTCTATCAAAATTCCGATTCCTGCAACAGTGGCTTTTGCCTTGTTTGCTATTTCTGCGAGACCGAGTGCCGCTTGTCCATTGGCAAGAAAATCGTCTATGATTAGCACCCTATCGTCTTCCGAAAGGTAATGACTAGAAACGGAAATTTCACTGTTCTCTTCCTTGGTAAAAGAGTAGACAGATGCTGTGATCAAGTCATTTACAAGAGTCAAAGATTTTCTTTTTCTGGCGAAAACAACTGGCACATTGAGCCGAAGTCCAGTCATCACCGCAGGAGCGATTCCGGAGGATTCAATTGTCAGGATTTTAGT
The window above is part of the Mesobacillus jeotgali genome. Proteins encoded here:
- a CDS encoding GNAT family N-acetyltransferase; the encoded protein is MYQYFNRLVIREGTEGVPAEKVEKLFEDAGWARKTPVWQKEKYSLMFNNSTWAFTVWDQNEMVGMVRVISDRIMAANILDLAVLSDYQGKGIGQKLVQLCVQKLPHGDWFAHTSANNFSFYEKCGFEVKDPSQNGTCAYYGFIQARKDGHR
- a CDS encoding DUF2750 domain-containing protein; the protein is MLSLNQHEFEVVIRQPANIRYEYFIKKVVDYEEIWGLYNEGWASAQDDKGNVLIPLYPNEQFAEAFAKYEWEGCRPKKIELEYFLEKWLPGMKSDGVKPSIFPTDTDSAVMDVDTLREDIEEELEKY
- a CDS encoding Type 1 glutamine amidotransferase-like domain-containing protein, giving the protein MSKLVILSDLRYLHSDLKKKINELTSQKSFKLAYIPSQTDKERWYFEKAKPEFKELGITEFFYFDVDQEFDWSQIEEFKNCDGIFLSGGNTYLFLKNLQEKKIVSFITEMVEKGKLLIGVSAGSIIMSKSIKIAEFHDQNEVQLSDLTGLGMVNFEFMPHWNREKGQQDALSNYSLYQEESIFTCNDGDGIIIDGGKVEFYGDIKEIRKGAWL
- a CDS encoding bifunctional cystathionine gamma-lyase/homocysteine desulfhydrase, which translates into the protein MKRKTKMIHGGIPGDKTTGAVSFPIYQVSTYKQDDVGVHKGYEYSRTGNPTRFALEELIKDLEEGKRGFAFGSGMAAITAVMMLFNSGDHIILTDDVYGGTYRVMNKVLNRIGIESTFVDTTDLEAVKAAIQPNTKALYIETPTNPLLKVTDIKACAELAKEHGLLTIVDNTFSTPYWQTPLTLGADMVLHSATKYLGGHSDVVAGLVVVNDDQLAEDLHFVQNSTGGILGPQDSWLLIRGIKTLGLRMEAHEANTKKIVEFLSDHKGVEKIYYPGLETHPQHAIAKEQAGGFGGMVSFDVGSAEKAAEVLCKVKYFTLAESLGAVESLISVPAKMTHASIPAERRAELGITNGLIRISVGIEDAEDLIEDLKQALQ
- a CDS encoding YneF family protein gives rise to the protein MWTYILVGILALIVGVALGFFIARKYMESYLKKNPPINEQMLKMMMMQMGMKPSQKKINQMMSAMNKQTGK
- the mtnN gene encoding 5'-methylthioadenosine/S-adenosylhomocysteine nucleosidase, encoding MRVGIIGAMDEEVDLLRSKLEDREDTILAGSEFYQGKIDSLEVVLLKSGIGKVNAALGTALLIEKFEPNVIINTGSAGGFHKDLNVGDVVISTEVRHHDVDVTIFGYEYGQVPRMPAYFAPDDKLVAAAVKSAEQIDGIQVVNGLIASGDSFMNDPERVEFIRTKLPDLYAAEMEAAAIAQVAYQFEKPFVIIRSLSDIAGKESNISFDQFLETAAKNSAELILLMLEELKK
- a CDS encoding cysteine synthase family protein; the protein is MTVYRSIHELIGNTPMVELTQFHLPNDVRLYAKLEYLNPGGSIKDRLGVEMLDEALRTGKLEKGGTLIEPTAGNTGIGLALAAINKGIDVIFVVPEKFSIEKQTVMRALGANIIHTPTSDGMEGAIRKTEQLLAEIPNSYSPSQFSNPSNPETYYKTLGPEIWKDLDGRINIFIAGAGTGGTFMGTAKFLKEKNPMIKTVIVEPEGSILNGGESGPHKTEGIGMEFLPPYMDSALFNEIYTISDKDAFDTVKELSAREGILAASSSGAVLHAALQEARKAPPGTNIVTVFPDGSERYLSKKIYEGGI
- a CDS encoding MFS transporter, whose protein sequence is MTRQTDEAAAVESKQGWLQPYVESPEKQKALYKRTLLIVVLSQIFGGAGLAAGITVGALLAKDMLGTDTVAGLPTALFTLGSAGAALIVGRLSQRYGRRAGLASGFLTGGIGAIGVIIAAVTNNIFLLFASLLVYGAGSATNLQARYAGTDLASSKQRATAVSIAMVSTTFGAVAGPNLVEAMGRFALSVGVPALSGPFILAAAAYIVAGLVLLVFLRPDPFVVARAIAVAERNAKTSSPDYVEETLVTDKRGIGVAALIMVLTQMVMVAIMTMTPVHMGSHGHGLSAVGMVIGFHIGAMYLPSLLTGVLVDKIGRATMAVASGVTLLLSGIMAAVAPGESMFWITLALILLGLGWNFGLISGTALLVDATNPTNRAKMQGTVDVLVALSGASGGMLSGMVVANSSFAFLSLAGGVLALVLIPFVIWSNKK
- a CDS encoding nucleobase:cation symporter-2 family protein; translation: MKQNPFKIASLGIQHVLAMYAGAVIVPLIVGGALGLTGEQLTYLVSIDIFMCGIATLLQVWRNQFFGIGLPVVLGCTFTAVGPMIAIGGQYGISAIYGSILVSGIFVVAISKFFGKLVRFFPPVVTGSVVTIIGITLIPVAMNNMAGGQGSPDFGSLSNIGLAFGTLLFIIVLFRFFKGFVRSIAILLGLVAGTAVAYFMGMVNFTAVADASWLHMPAPFYFGLPTFEVSAILTMVLVAMVSLVESTGVYFALGDICEEKLEEKDLASGYRAEGLAIILGAFFNAFPYTTYSQNVGLLQLSGVKTKNVIYTAGAFLVLLGLVPKIGALTTIIPTPVLGGAMIAMFGMVVAYGIKMLSKVDFASQENLLIIACSVGMGLGVTAVPKLFSQMPSSIRILTDNGIVAGSLTAIALNLVFNVFKANKAAHKVSFAEQKAS
- a CDS encoding S-ribosylhomocysteine lyase; the encoded protein is MVKKMNVESFNLDHTKVVAPYIRLAGTTQGANGDVIHKYDIRFCQPNKEHMEMPGLHSLEHLMAENIRNHHGSVVDISPMGCQTGFYLSVINHDDYDNILEVLEETLKDVLEADEVPACNEIQCGWAASHSLEGAKEIAAKMLEKKDEWRQVFAE
- a CDS encoding xanthine phosphoribosyltransferase, whose amino-acid sequence is MELLIEKIKNEGTVLSSSVLKVDSFLNHQIDPRLMDEIGKEFAGRFAHSGITKILTIESSGIAPAVMTGLRLNVPVVFARKRKSLTLVNDLITASVYSFTKEENSEISVSSHYLSEDDRVLIIDDFLANGQAALGLAEIANKAKATVAGIGILIEKGFQDGGSTLREKGYRVESLAIISSLENGLVSFEQPTTETKVELTR
- a CDS encoding response regulator encodes the protein MGKRVLVAEDEQRISQLLKMYLERESFVVEVADNGEAALEIAMKEPFDVIILDILMPGMNGFSVLEEIRKTKDTPVIMLSAKGEANDLKRGEELGASEYILKPFSPKDVVSKIKGLI
- a CDS encoding methyltransferase domain-containing protein; its protein translation is MGREFIPLFDDWAEFYENTVSGLDIEYREVFENYDKILETVAIKSNNTVLEFGVGTGNLTEKLISLGRVVYGVEPSKVMREKTKERFKDLHLYDGDFLNFPELRGKVDSIVSTYAFHHLTDEEKDTALKLYSTLLGDQGKIVFADTAFVNEEHREEQHRIVKEQGYENLFADLKREYYTTLEILERLFEKNGFQVSFEKMNSYVWLMEAVRVSKI